The Verrucomicrobium spinosum DSM 4136 = JCM 18804 DNA segment GAGATCCGCCTCTGGCAGAAGGGATGCGCCCTCCGCTCACATCCGAAGAACTGGAGACCTGGCGAATCTGCGCCGGAGTGCCCCGCTGGCCAAATGAGCTCAACCCAGAGGCGTTCCCACCTGAAGCAGGTCTTCAAGAGCGGGGCATGGACTACGCGAAGGGTTGCTACATTGGGCAGGAAATTCTCTCGCGCATCAAGACCACTGGAAAGATGCCTCAGAGTCTGGTGCGGCTGCAAGGGAACGGCGATGCCGCCGCCCTCTTCCCAGCCGGAGCCCTGCTATTTCACCAGAAGGAGGACGGCATCTTGACCAAGGTGGGCCATGTGACCAGCGCCACCCTGCATCCAGGACACGGTCTTCCGGTCGGTCTGGGATATGTGAAACAGGCGTTTGCGTCTGCTCATTCACTATTGCTTGCGTTCGAAGAGCCGCCTAGGATAACTTTCGAAGTTGATATTCTCATCTCATGAACTGGAATCTTGCGCTGCTCCCGGCTCTGGCCCTTTCCACCCTTGTGCTGGCATCTTGTGAATCCACGGGCCCGGCTGGTGGCTCGGTGATCACGAATCCCGACGCCGATGAAGTCACCCGTATGGAGAGCCAGTGGGGCATGAAACCCCGGATCGTGAAGCCACGTCTGCGGCCCATGGAACCCGGCGATCTGCCGGAAAATACCGTGCCGACACCGAATCCCACCTACAGTGCGGAGCCTGAATTTGCTCCCGCTGCACCCGCCCCTGCCCCCCAGCTTCAAGAGCCCATCCCCACGGAAGCGCCCACCGTGGATCAGGCCACCATTCAGAAACTGCGCTGATCCGGCCTGAAGCGTGCTCCTCCTTGGGTTTCTTCACTCCAGGAGCGCCCCTCCCCCCCTCGCGACGCACCTCTACGCAGATTCACGCGTAAAACCGCTCGCACAAAAGGCCAATCGAGGCTAACCACGCTACGCATAACCCGCACCCCAAGTCGTCCCCATGAAGTTGTCCTTCCGCTGCCTGTTCCTGGCCACGTTCCTTGCCCTGCCTGCCGTCCATGCTGAGCAACCTGCAGCAACTGCCTCGTCCAAGCCGGTCGCCGCAGTCAAAAAGCAACTTCCTGCCGAAGCGCAGAACCTTGTGGAAGAGTCTCACAAGCTGGCG contains these protein-coding regions:
- a CDS encoding YgfZ/GcvT domain-containing protein — encoded protein: MTKERFEEISQQGGYVNLSARSKWLLRGADRVRYLNGQVTNNVRAATETRSVYACVTNLKGRVEGDIFIHASAIGDDPVLVVDAEPGLREPLSLRLERYIIADDVELLDVTEEWQLWHAFGEEATQYHEMALPESAHRAAAWRFGLEGVDLWWPVAAGDPPLAEGMRPPLTSEELETWRICAGVPRWPNELNPEAFPPEAGLQERGMDYAKGCYIGQEILSRIKTTGKMPQSLVRLQGNGDAAALFPAGALLFHQKEDGILTKVGHVTSATLHPGHGLPVGLGYVKQAFASAHSLLLAFEEPPRITFEVDILIS